In a genomic window of Primulina huaijiensis isolate GDHJ02 chromosome 10, ASM1229523v2, whole genome shotgun sequence:
- the LOC140986589 gene encoding uncharacterized protein has protein sequence MNCKALMNQDEHIQSVLHKQSKQMQNDYRIRLNASIDCIRVLDRNKEINDVILKNAPKNCTLTSPDIQKDIVSACATETINVIIRDVGDSLFSILVDESHDLSTKEQMSFVIVMWILVNIYNLSMSILRGQGFNGTSNLQLALIVVAKKNIPISNFFRVVCDVLNVVGASFKRFDLLREKHSYFIVEALERCEISSGRVLNQETTLQRAGDTHWGSHKNSLISLNPVFSAVIDVIEIIS, from the exons ATGAATTGTAAAGCTTTGATGAATCAAGATGAGCACATTCAATCAGTTTTGCACAAACAGTCAAAGCAAATGCAGAATGATTATCGTATCCGTCTCAATGCTTCAATTGATTGTATTAGA GTGCTCGATCGTAATAAAGAGATTAATGATGTGATATTGAAAAATGCTCCTAAAAATTGCACGTTAACATCACCTGATATTCAGAAGGACATAGTGAGTGCTTGTGCCACTGAAACGATTAATGTTATTATCAGAGATGTTGGTGATTCATTGTTCTCTATTTTAGTTGATGAATCTCATGATCTGTCAACAAAGGAGCAAATGTCATTTGTTATCGTTATGTGGATATTAGTGAACAT ATATAATTTGAGCATGTCTATTTTGAGAGGACAAGGTTTTAATGGAACAAGTAAT CTTCAACTAGCTCTTATAGTTGTGGCCAAGAAAAATATTCCGATTTCTAATTTCTTTCGTGTTGTTTGTGATGTGTTAAATGTTGTTGGAGCATCTTTCAAACGTTTTGATCTTCTTCGAGAGAAACATTCATATTTTATTGTCGAGGCATTGGAGAGGTGTGAGATTTCAAGTGGCCGGGTACTTAATCAAGAAACTACCCTTCAACGTGCTGGGGATACACATTGGGGGTCACATAAAAATTCTTTGATAAGCTTGAATCCCGTGTTCTCTGCTGTCATTGATGTGAttgaaataatttcataa